The following nucleotide sequence is from Populus trichocarpa isolate Nisqually-1 chromosome 11, P.trichocarpa_v4.1, whole genome shotgun sequence.
ttttttaaaaaattatttttgacatcaacgcatcaaaataatctaaaaacaaaaaaatattaatttaaaataaataaaaaaataattttttttaaattttttaaaacacaaaaccaaacatGACCAATCCATGTAACATAATTTCTtttggtaagatttttttttattatatgtaaatcAAGATTAAGTTATCTTTTTAACTGATTTTAAAGAAGGacctatattttattaaatttctttaaatgcTGActtcaagtttaataaaaaatccatgaaaaaacatatctttttaattagCAATAAATTTTCATGCAACATATCCCTTACATCTTGCtatagttttctttttgtttagttcTATTTTTTGCATGTGATATGGAGAAGGGTATATGTTTTCGTGGCTAGTCGTACttctaaaaaatatgatttttttttgttttaaattaattttttatattattttaatatgttgatattacaatttaattttaaaaataaaaaaaatattattttaatatattttaaaataaaaaaaatattttaaaaaacaatgttacaACAataactaatattatttttttaaaaataatagtatttgCTCTCATGCACTATAGGTactattattcaattaaattacaaatttttatatacttaacaatatatatatatatataccatgaaagaaaattcgataattttttttaaactatgttAGTCTTTTTCACGCGCCAAACCTCAAATTTGAGAGCATCCATTTAATTGTTTGTCGGAGAATTGCAGTCATTTAAGTTCATGAATTTGAAGCTTTTGTTAtttctccaaaataaaatatgccttaattttaatttgaagttattttataaaatactgaATACATAAAAATGGCTTAAATAAAAGCTTatattcttaaacaaaataatttgaaaacgaATGATTAACATTCAAAAACTCATGAAGGCTATCATTCACCTTCAGGCAATACACAGCACGATACCAGAGCACCTCTCCTTACAACAATAAGCCCACTCTCATGCCATCACTCCCGAGTCCCTTCGCCGGAAAACTCACTCAAACACACTTGCTCtcactttcaagtttcaacccTTTTTATATCTCACACCAAAGCACGCACCCATCGCCTGCCCTATCTTGAATCCCAAACCCAACTCCATCACCAccgaagaagtagaagaagaagaagaagatcatgCTTCTCTTCGTTTTCCTTTCCATCCTCTTCTTTCCTTCCTCTACCCTTTCTCTGAACCAAGAAGGGCTTTACCTCCAACAAATAAAGCTCTCTCTTTCAGACCCAGACTCAGCTCTCTCTTCGTGGTCCGACAGAGACACCACCCCATGTTCATGGTCCGGCATCAAATGTGACCCAACAACAAGCTCTATAACGTCCATAGACTTGTCCAACTCTAACGTGGCTGGCCCTTTCCCTTCCCTCCTTTGCCGTCTCCAAAACCTTACTTCCCTCTCCTTCTCCATCAACAACATCAACTCCACTCTCCCTTTAGATATCTCCACGTGTCAAAATCTCCAACACCTTGATCTTTCTCAAAATCTGCTTACAGGCACTCTCCCCCACACCTTAGCTGACCTCCCTAACCTTAGATACCTTGACCTTACAGGAAACAATTTCTCAGGAGACATTCCCGATACTTTCGCTCGTTTTCAAAAACTCGAGGTTATTTCTCTCGTTTACAATCTCATGGACGGTATAATACCGCCTTTTTTGGGCAACATTACAACTCTCAGAATGCTCAATTTATCGTACAACCCGTTTACGCCGGGTCGGGTCCCTCCCGAATTTGGTAACTTGACAAACCTGGAGACTTTGTGGCTCACTCAGTGTAATTTAAATGGCGAAATCCCTGACTCACTGGGTCGACTCAAGAAACTCAAGGATTTAGACCTTGCACTCAACAATCTTGGCGGTTCTATCCCGGGTTCACTCACTGAGTTGACCAGCGTAGTCCAAATTGAGCTCTACAACAACTCGTTGACGGGTGGTTTGCCTCGGGGGCTGGGGAAGCTGACCGAGTTAAAGCGGCTCGACGTGTCAATGAACCGGTTAACTGGGTGGATCCCAGACGAGTTGTGTCAGTTGCCGTTAGAGAGTCTCAATCTTTACGAGAATGGCTTTACAGGGACGTTGCCTGCAAGCATAGCTGACTCACCGAGCTTATACGAACTCAGGCTGTTTCAAAACAGACTCACTGGCGAGTTGCCTCAAAATCTCGGCAAAAACGCGCCATTAAGATGGATAGACGTGTCAAACAATGACTTAACCGGACAAATTCCGGCAAGTTTATGTGAGAATGGCGAGTTAGAGGAGATTTTGATGATATACAACTCGTTTTCAGGTCAAATACCGGAAAGTTTGAGTCAATGCCGGAGCTTGACCCGGGTCCGGCTGGGATATAACCGGTTATCCGGCGAAGTGCCAGCTGGGCTTTGGGGTTTGCCTCATGTTTCGTTGTTTGATCTTTTCAATAATTCATTTTCAGGTCCGATTTCGAAAACAATTGCTAGTGCTGCAAATTTGTCAAAGTTGATTATTGATATGAATAACTTTGATGGGAACATACCGGAGGAGATTGGGTTTTTAGCGAATTTATCTGAGTTTTCGGGTAGTGAAAATAGGTTTAATGGATCATTGCCTGGGAGTATAGTGAATTTGAAGGAGCTTGGAAGTTTGGATCTTCACGGGAATGCCCTTTCGGGTGATTTACCGGATGGGGTTAATTCGTGGAAGAAAATGAATGAGCTAAATTTGGCTAGCAATGCTTTTTCTGGGAATATTCCTGATGGAATTGGAGGAATGTCTCTGCTTAATTATCTTGATTTGTCGAATAATAGGCTTTCGGGGAAAATCCCAATTGGTTTGCAGAATTTGAAGTTAAATAAGCTCAATTTGTCGAATAATAGGTTGTCAGGAGGGATTCCGCCATTGTTTGCCAAGGAGATGTACAAGAGTAGCTTTGTTGGGAATCCTGGTTTGTGTGGTGATATTGAGGGGTTGTGTGATGGGAGGGGTGGCGGGAGAGGTATAGGTTATGCTTGGTCGATGAGGTCTATTTTCGCACTTGCTgtgtttcttcttatttttggtGTGGTTTGGTTTTATTTCAAGTATAGGAATTTCAAGAAAGCAAGGG
It contains:
- the LOC18103071 gene encoding receptor-like protein kinase HSL1, coding for MLLFVFLSILFFPSSTLSLNQEGLYLQQIKLSLSDPDSALSSWSDRDTTPCSWSGIKCDPTTSSITSIDLSNSNVAGPFPSLLCRLQNLTSLSFSINNINSTLPLDISTCQNLQHLDLSQNLLTGTLPHTLADLPNLRYLDLTGNNFSGDIPDTFARFQKLEVISLVYNLMDGIIPPFLGNITTLRMLNLSYNPFTPGRVPPEFGNLTNLETLWLTQCNLNGEIPDSLGRLKKLKDLDLALNNLGGSIPGSLTELTSVVQIELYNNSLTGGLPRGLGKLTELKRLDVSMNRLTGWIPDELCQLPLESLNLYENGFTGTLPASIADSPSLYELRLFQNRLTGELPQNLGKNAPLRWIDVSNNDLTGQIPASLCENGELEEILMIYNSFSGQIPESLSQCRSLTRVRLGYNRLSGEVPAGLWGLPHVSLFDLFNNSFSGPISKTIASAANLSKLIIDMNNFDGNIPEEIGFLANLSEFSGSENRFNGSLPGSIVNLKELGSLDLHGNALSGDLPDGVNSWKKMNELNLASNAFSGNIPDGIGGMSLLNYLDLSNNRLSGKIPIGLQNLKLNKLNLSNNRLSGGIPPLFAKEMYKSSFVGNPGLCGDIEGLCDGRGGGRGIGYAWSMRSIFALAVFLLIFGVVWFYFKYRNFKKARAVDKSKWTLMSFHNLGFSEYEILDCLDEDNVIGSGSSGKVYKVVLSNGEAVAVKKLWGGQKKQGGDVDVEKGQVIQDNGFDAEVATLSKIRHKNIVKLWCCCTTRDCNLLVYEYMSNGSLGDLLHSSKGGLLDWPTRYKIVADAAEGLSYLHHDCVPPIVHRDVKSNNILLDGDYGARVADFGVAKVFESTGKLKSMSIIAGSCGYIAPEYAYTLRVNEKSDIYSFGVVILELVTGKRPVDPDYGEKDLVNWVCTTLDLKGVDHVIDPRLDSCFKEEICKVLNIGILCTSPLPINRPSMRRVVKMLQEIGADNQSKTAKKDGKLTPYYFEDASDHGSVA